One Salmo salar chromosome ssa01, Ssal_v3.1, whole genome shotgun sequence DNA window includes the following coding sequences:
- the LOC123726700 gene encoding GTPase IMAP family member 4: NNLSRSLSLSGDSLHLSELRIVLLGYRGGSGKSSAGNTILGREEFDLKTTAQCVKRQGEVAGRQVTVVDTPGWWKNLPVERTPELVKQEILLSVSLCPPGPHTFLLVISVGFLYTEEDRRAVEEHLTLLSETVWSHTIVLFTRGDCLGDTTIEQHIESEGEALQWLVEKCGNRYHVLNNENRGDVTQVTELLEKIEETVAGNRGGHFEIKRELLEKIEVWRRKKEDKAKQLCMRVKKQREIHRTFID; the protein is encoded by the exons AAtaatctctcccgctctctctctctgtcaggtgactccctccatctctcagagTTAAGGATTGTGCTGCTGGGGTACAGAGGAGGATCTGGGAAGAGTTCAGCAGGAAACACCATACTGGGCAGAGAGGAGTTTGACCTGAAGACAACTGCTCAGTgtgtgaagagacagggagaagtaGCAGGGAGGCAGGTCACTGTGGTCGACACTCCTGGCTGGTGGAAGAATCTTCCTGTAGAGAGGACTCCTGAGCTGGTTAAACAGGAGATTTTgcttagtgtgtctctgtgtcccccagGACCCCACACTTTCCTCCTTGTCATATCGGTGGGGTTTTTATACACTGAGGAAGACAGAAGAGCAGTAGAGGAACACTTGACCCTTCTCAGTGAGACAGTCTGGAGTCACACTATAGTGCTGTTTACCCGTGGGGACTGTCTGGGAGACACAACCATTGAGCAGCACATTGAGAGTGAAGGGGAGGCCCTCCAGTGGCTTGTTGAGAAATGTGGAAACAGGTATCATGTCCTCAACAATGAGAACAGAGGGGATGTCACTCAGGTCACAGAGCTGCTGGAGAAGATAGAGGAGACGGTGGCAGGAAACAGAGGAGGACATTTTGAGATAAAGAGGGAGCTACTAGAGAAGATAGAAGTTTGGAGGAGAAAAAAGGAAGACAAAGCTAAACAGCTGTGCATGAGGgtgaagaaacagagagagatccataGAACATTTATAG ATTAG
- the LOC123726699 gene encoding GTPase IMAP family member 4, translating into MPGDYLHLSELRIVLLGYRVAGKTSSGNTILGREEFDLRTAAQCVKKQGEVSGRQVTVVDTPGWWAYQPVERTPELVKQEIVLSVSLCPPGPHTFLLVIDVDDSFTEEYRRAVEEHMELLSEKVWSHTIVLFTHGDFLGDTTIEQHIERQGEALQWLVEKCGNRYHVFNNKNRGDGMQITELLNNIEETVAGNRGGRYEIKGEILLEIEEKRKAEDERAKQRLMKVQEQRKTLRSLMGEII; encoded by the coding sequence ATGCCAGGTGACTACCTCCATCTCTCAGAGCTGAGGATTGTGCTGCTGGGATACAGAGTAGCTGGGAAGACTTCATCAGGAAACACCATCCTGGGCAGAGAGGAGTTTGACCTGAGGACAGCTGCTCAGTGTGTGAAGAAACAGGGAGAAGTATCAGGGAGGCAGGTCACTGTAGTCGACACTCCAGGCTGGTGGGCTTATCAACCTGTAGAGAGGACTCCTGAGCTGGTTAAACAGGAGATTGTGCTCAGTGTTTCTCTGTGTCCCCCAGGACCCCATACCTTCCTCCTTGTCATAGATGTGGATGACTCATTCACTGAGGAATACAGAAGAGCAGTAGAGGAACACATGGAACTTCTCAGTGAGAAAGTCTGGAGTCATACAATAGTGCTGTTCACCCATGGGGACTTTCTAGGAGACACAACCATTGAGCAGCATATTGAGAGACAAGGGGAGGCCCTCCAGTGGCTTGTTGAGAAATGTGGAAACAGGTATCACGTCTTCAACAATAAAAACAGGGGTGACGGCATGCAGATCACAGAGCTGCTGAATAACATAGAGGAGACGGTGGCAGGAAACAGAGGAGGACGTTATGAGATAAAGGGAGAGATACTACTGGAGATAGAAGAGAAAAGGAAAGCAGAGGACGAGAGAGCAAAACAGAGACTGATGAAGGTTCAGGAACAGAGAAAGACCCTCAGATCGCTAATGGGTGAGATTATttaa
- the LOC123741620 gene encoding GTPase IMAP family member 9 translates to MLPNHTFRSIKAVFSLTGDYFHLSELRIVLLGSRDAGKSSSGNTILGREEFDLRTATQCVKRHGEVAGRQVTVVDTPGWSKNLPVEYTPELVKQEIVFSVSLCPPGPHTLLLVIRVDVSFKEEETNAAEDHLELLSEKVWSHTIVLFTHGDCLGDTTIEQHIQREGKALQWLVEKCGNRYHVLNNEKKGDVTQVTELLEKIEEMVAANSGDVFYPERDCEEGMNWIPEEMWEKPSLPLKGAHSIDPLLLSMSGGSRPETGYDGSEQMSWLDLWLNLC, encoded by the exons ATGCTCCCAAATCACACGTTCAGATCAATAAAAGCTGTGTTCTCTCTGACAGGTGACTACTTCCATCTCTCAGAGCTGAGGATTGTGCTGCTGGGATCCAGAGATGCTGGGAAGAGTTCATCAGGAAACACCATCTTGGGCAGAGAGGAGTTTGACCTGAGGACAGCCACTCAGTGTGTGAAGAGACATGGAGAAGTAGCAGGGAGGCAGGTCACTGTGGTTGACACTCCTGGCTGGTCGAAGAATCTCCCTGTAGAGTACACTCCTGAGCTGGTTAAACAGGAAATTGTGTTCAGTGTGTCTTTGTGTCCCCCAGGACCCCACACTCTCCTCCTGGTCATACGGGTGGATGTTTCATTCAAAGAAGAAGAAACAAATGCTGCAGAggaccacctggagcttctcagTGAGAAGGTCTGGAGTCACACTATAGTGCTGTTCACCCATGGAGACTGTCTGGGAGACACAACCATTGAGCAGCATATTCAGAGAGAAGGGAAGGCCCTCCAGTGGCTTGTTGAGAAATGTGGAAACAGGTATCATGTCCTCAACAATGAGAAGAAGGGTGATGTCACTCAGGTCACAGAGCTGCTGGAGAAGATAGAGGAGATGGTGGCAGCCAACAGTGGAGATGTGTTTTACCCTGAAAGAGATTGTGAAGAAGGAATGAATTGGATACCTGAGGAGATGTGGGAGAAACCATCTTTGCCATTAAAGGGAGCTCACAGCATAGACCCTCTTCTTCTAAGTA TGAGTGGAGGCAGCAGACCTGAGACTGGATATGATGGTTCAGAACAGATGTCGTGGTTGGATCTGTGGCTGAATCTCTGCTGA